The following are encoded together in the Hydractinia symbiolongicarpus strain clone_291-10 chromosome 14, HSymV2.1, whole genome shotgun sequence genome:
- the LOC130625370 gene encoding uncharacterized protein LOC130625370 isoform X2: MIPFLLILLFGKSFSMQELFPYGYHEGDARLCKNMERLDLKFSMKLFYHEHEKIYIHQDGIISINKPLSDGIGLLSDKTVLAIYYKPVNRCLGGDIYYREEHKPTLLRRAGITIARNYPERKDIINAVIITYIDMPSAEYPEKINTFQVTLASDRYSTYAIMNYPRLNSNNATVGVSDPFCRWEEFVNPKNSNQLSLTSNINQTGVYVYKLTQRCIQTYGYSFVNNRDYGQLRNSKITFHDVVDGVLKVDLYLYKLSNKYLQDVHFNLSIYVGKNADMHNRYREANEPALLKRATKDVRDYNNNSFVASQGYLMAFRDKRYTLENVWTFQIYIVRGIDDSFYCLFIFTTGRQISITSNFKESKSIHASLPNDWMKNWYFVNKDLQLGSAYAFKKNFNDLTKKLEFYKQNGNEDVSDKQIYYFNSSTLDMRKTYNYFAYENEEVFNRMMGKIYFKVTDNFYIAFYFYIDYDMGDFDRYPLDVSAMHRRNALDKNTREKVREDIQKVSNITFYPEEVLVLTFFLTGEGGFNSKFQLAIARNGETIYVIVQSDSYKHFVHYAMIYKYCKHIGSISAISRNNVFLLTNTTCHPPVIYPYHFSGSTSVHPYSRGMSGGVDRIKFSPAIPFFSSKTSTVWYTQYGTLFDDKSSNVPTKNHQTDFEKFPFQGIVLAVFKGVRWHSFDYGTTEELPLRAQADEDIKKFTNESFKSTQLSFFTFGYGNNEYSQVVLATDKKQLYGIFNFARSSYKEGLVGFGEDFCGWKNYASGWESSQLGRTSNIGVPGRHVMRLSSDNCNKTVLFPYGPNVGDVEMQRGDNYVEVMKLNTSFPGFEKSLYISTNGVVSPMLNTSVEIDYHREMMDYPYVAIAPFHGDFDTSHSGHIYYRESRDPELLRQINESITKSQMVYSPVTHALVISFVDIPNHDSPQERNTFQIVIAHNASQDVYMVFKYTHLDSTKGSAFWKYCGENNLLDRSIFHYTENPSTLVGGSNPNANVAGEYWFHSKIACRAQTVLQDLKPVRIGHDFIKVMWKMTAVDDVQWMRLHEFGSFENKTKVFCIHSKRTSYQINYLAPGQTYDIEVFSRVVPFTLRRYVGLYGISTLPIAGVRNVFVTQQKTGGKLHWSVNQELFVDVFNVQVIVNHTSTDFDGSFEYNFTLWDGTYEFNGTIGSVHSFEITLWFHDEASPPAIYSYTLKGNKNDSKLDIIISIASVSVCLIIALILRYRYQRKKLKRKANRFLLARGNKKLDPDRSILEQCNNLSYDPKFEFPRNNISLLRVLGEGAFGQVWMASAHGIEWLRPRRKNKGSIVKKMFSRNNRKTIVAVKSLKASATENEYKDLANELKLLIHIGEHRNIVNLLGACTKDDDLLVILEFCSKGALLSYIRLRRDDFKPTWYRNEDEIVNFFLLTRIGVQIADGMSFLEEKKCVHRDLAARNILLTDDMTVKVADFGLARDTTGENYYHKKTEGMLPIKWMAPEAIIEQKYTSKSDVWSFGILLWEIFTLGSTPYPTIKNSDILHYIKSGERLESPKDCPEDIYKVMLDCWSHTTEARPNFLDEQSVFSKTTMASVYNLDYRKTGKSQTEASNKYTKEMPSYNIDKEEEEETNGDEDDGNGTLYLTLGGDDEKNIGEVNSSFNMDEQPYANQLELTTDDSYLILKKSDFTGNSVDTKGPADVQEDADESDLRLTTENTQFENTFEIQGEEKKRITWKDIEDGETSQREIENVTELEVKCVDKIATYANLQEDEGRLNTGSNKMGEFEIEMKTYGDVFCGPTNEPIKNQDDNAEQLEDTSSKEADGKIDHFVDNDAIENASQQQIKNLNVAETSLTDNEVKHIVEMHYHALDVDDIKERLRPAEIENEEQCNSKNEIKEDKENKVEANEESNTNHDVNDCHTKDKNTNGSDDKKTKVKTYVEGEVETNVEGEFETNVEGEVETNVEGEVETNVEGEVEKNVEGEVEKNVEGEVETNVEGEVEKNVEGKGEKNVEGEVEKNVEGEVETNVEGEVETNVERKDDTNVERKDDTNVERN; the protein is encoded by the exons ATGATTCCGTTTCTTTTAATCTTGCTGTTTGGAAAAAGTTTTTCTATGCAAG AACTGTTTCCTTATGGGTATCATGAAGGAGATGCTCGACTTTGCAAGAATATGGAAAGACtggatttaaaattttcaatgaAGTTATTTTATCACGAACATGAGAAGATTTac ATACATCAAGATGGCATTATCTCTATCAATAAACCGTTGTCTGATGGTATAGGTTTGTTATCAGATAAGACTGTGTTAGCGATTTACTACAAACCAGTAAACAGATGTCTTGGTGGAGATATTTATTATCGTGAGGAACATAAGCCCACTTTGCTCAGACGAGCTGGAATAACAATCGCAAGAAATTATCCTGAGCGGAAAGATATTATTAATGCGGTTATAATAACCTACATTGACATGCCTTCGGCAGAATATCCCGAGAAAATTAATACATTTCAAGTTACTCTTGCATCGGATCGCTATAGTACTTACGCCATTATGAACTATCCTCGTTTGAACTCAAACAACGCTACTGTTGGTGTTTCTGATCCATTTTGCAGATGGGAGGAATTTGTCAATCCAAAGAACAGCAATCAATTATCATTGACATCGAACATCAATCAAACCGGTGTTTATGTTTACAAGCTGACTCAGAGATGCATCCAAACAT atGGCTATTCATTTGTTAATAACAGAGACTATGGACAATTACGAAATTCTAAAATCACATTCCATGATGTTGTAGACGGTGTCTTAAAG GTCGACTTGTACCTCTACAAACTTTCCAACAAGTATCTACAAGATGTTCACTTTAATTTATCAATCTATGTTGGAAAAAATGCAGATATGCATAATCGCTACAGAGAGGCAAATGAACCTGCACTACTGAAGAGAGCAACGAAAGATGTCCGTGACTACAATAATAACTCTTTTGTAGCCAGTCAAGGCTATTTAATGGCATTTAGGGACAAACGTTACACACTTGAAAATGTCTGGACCTTTCAAATTTACATAGTACGTGGTATTGATGACTCATTTTACTGTCTTTTCATCTTTACTACTGGCAGACAAATCAGCAtcacttcaaattttaaagagtcTAAATCGATTCATGCGAGTTTGCCAAACGATTGGATGAAGAACTGGTACTTTGTTAACAAGGACTTGCAACTGGGCAGTGCCTATGCATTCAAGAAGAATTTCAATGATCTGACAAAGAAACTTG aaTTCTACAAGCAAAATGGCAATGAAGATGTTTCAGATAAACAAATTTACTATTTTAATTCATCCACTTTGGATATGAGAAAGACCTATAACTATTTCGCATATGAG AACGAGGAAGTTTTCAACAGAATGATGGGGAAAATCTATTTCAAAGTTACAGATAATTTTTAT ATTGCTTTCTACTTTTACATTGATTACGACATGGGTGATTTTGACCGATATCCTTTAGACGTTAGCGCTATGCATCGTAGAAACGCATTAGATAAAAACACAAGAGAAAAAGTCCGTGAAGATATTCAAAAAGTATCGAATATAACCTTCTATCCAGAGGAAGTTTTGGTGTTGACATTTTTTCTGACTGGAGAAGGAGGGTTTAATTCAAAATTTCAACTCGCAATCGCTAGAAATGGAGAAACTATATATGTTATTGTTCAAAGTGACTCGTACAAACACTTTGTCCACTATGCAATGATATATAAGTACTGTAAACACATAGGAAGTATTTCAGCTATCTCCAGAAACAATGTGTTTTTACTAACAAACACCACTTGCCATCCACCAG TTATCTATCCTTATCACTTTTCTGGATCAACTTCTGTTCATCCGTACTCGAGAGGCATGTCAGGCGGTGTTGACAGGATTAAATTCTCCCCTGCCATCCCCTTTTTCTCATCAAAGACAAGTACAGTTTGG tataCCCAGTACGGCACCCTTTTCGATGATAAATCTTCAAACGTGCCGACAAAAAACCATCAAACAGATTTTGAAAAATTCCCTTTTCAAGGCATTGTATTAGCTGTGTTTAAAGGAGTTCGGTGGCATAGTTTCGATTATGGTACAACAGAGGAGCTACCTTTACGAGCTCAAGCAGATGAAGATATAAAAAAGTTCACAAATGAAAGTTTTAAATCAACTCAACTCTCCTTCTTTACATTTGGATATGGAAACAACGAATACTCGCAGGTTGTACTAGCGACAGATAAGAAACAGTTATATGGAATTTTTAATTTCGCCAGAAGTAGTTATAAGGAAGGATTGGTTGGTTTTGGGGAAGACTTCTGCGGCTGGAAAAATTATGCTTCAGGATGGGAAAGCAGTCAGTTGGGAAGAACATCAAACATTGGTGTGCCAGGAAGACATGTCATGCGATTAAGTTCTGATAACTGTAACAAAACAG TTCTGTTTCCATATGGACCAAATGTTGGAGATGTAGAAATGCAGCGAGGTGATAATTATGTGGAAGTGATGAAGCTAAATACATCATTCCCGGGTTTTGAGAAGTCACTTTAT ATTAGTACAAATGGTGTTGTGTCACCAATGCTTAATACGTCAGTTGAAATTGATTATCATAGAGAAATGATGGATTATCCTTATGTTGCCATCGCACCATTTCATGGAGATTTTGATACATCTCATAGTGGACACATTTATTACAGAGAATCAAGAGATCCTGAGTTATTAAGACAAATAAACGAATCTATTACAAAATCACAAATGGTTTATTCTCCAGTGACGCATGCGTTAGTCATATCTTTTGTTGATATACCCAATCATGATTCACCCCAAGAACGAAATACATTCCAAATAGTAATAGCCCACAATGCATCGCAAGATGTTTATATGGTTTTTAAGTACACACATTTAGATAGCACAAAGGGTTCGGCATTCTGGAAATACTGTGGAGAAAATAATTTGTTAGATCGAAGTATATTCCATTATACAGAAAACCCGTCGACGCTAGTTGGAGGGTCAAATCCAAATGCAAATGTAGCGGGGGAATATTGGTTTCACAGCAAAATCGCTTGTC gTGCTCAAACAGTACTACAGGACTTAAAACCAGTCCGGATTGGACATGATTTCATCAAAGTGATGTGGAAGATGACCGCTGTTGATGATGTGCAATGGATGCGACTTCATGAATTTGgaagttttgaaaataaaacaaaagtattTTGTATTCATAGCAAAAGAACATCCTATCAAATTAACTATCTGGCTCCTGGTCAAACCTATGATATTGAGGTCTTCTCAAGAGTAGTACCTTTTACGCTTCGAAGATATGTTGGATTGTATGGCATCTCAACTCTTCCAATTG CGGGCGTTCGTAATGTATTTGTGACACAACAGAAAACTGGAGGGAAACTTCATTGGTCTGTAAATCAAGAATTGTTCGTGGATGTTTTTAATGTTCAAGTCATCGTTAACCACACTTCCACAGATTTTGATGGATCGTTCGAGTATAACTTTACTTTGTGGGATGGTACATATGAATTTAATGGAACTATAGGTTCAGTACATAGCTTTGAGATAACATTGTGGTTTCATGATGAAGCAAGTCCCCCTGCAATATACTCATATACGCTGAAAG gaAACAAAAACGATTCAAAGTTGGACATTATCATATCAATCGCTTCTGTCTCTGTTTGTCTCATCATTGCGCTCATCTTGAGGTATCGTTACCAAAGAAAAAAGCTGAAACGAAAGGCGAATCGATTTCTTTTAGCACGTGGAAATAAGAAG TTGGATCCTGATCGAAGTATTCTTGAACAATGCAACAACTTAAGCTACGACCCAAAATTTgaatttccaagaaataacatttcacTGCTGCGAGTTCTTGGAGAAGGTGCATTTGGACAAGTATGGATGGCCTCTGCACATGGAATAGAATGGTTAAGACCAAGAAGAAAGAACAAAGGGAGTATAGTGAAAAAAATGTTCTCgagaaataacagaaaaacTATTGTAGCCGTTAAATCATTAAAAG CTAGCGCAACtgagaatgaatacaaagatcTGGCAAACGAATTGAAACTTTTGATTCACATTGGTGAACATAGAAACATTGTAAACCTCCTTGGTGCTTGCACAAAAGACGACGATCTGCTAGTAATACTGGAATTTTGCTCGAAGGGTGCTTTACTAAGCTATATTCGATTGCGTCGCGATGATTTCAAACCAACATGGTATCGTAATGAGGATGAGATTGTGAACTTTTTTTTACTAACTAGGATTGGTGTGCAAATTGCTGATGGGATGAGCTTcctagaagaaaaaaaa TGTGTGCATCGAGATTTAGCGGCAAGAAACATTCTGTTGACTGATGATATGACTGTAAAAGTGGCAGATTTCGGTCTTGCGAGAGACACTACTGGGGAGAATTACTACCACAAGAAAACTGAGGGGATGCTTCCCATTAAATGGATGGCACCAGAAGCAATTATTGAGCAGAAATACACTTCGAAGAGTGACGT ATGGTCTTTCGGTATACTTTTATGGGAGATTTTTACACTCGGATCAACACCATATCCAACCATAAAAAATTCTGACATACTGCATTACATTAAAAGCGGAGAGAGGCTTGAAAGTCCGAAGGATTGTCCAGAAGATATCTATAAAGTGATGTTGGATTGTTGGTCGCATACCACTGAAGCAAGACCAAACTTTCTTGAT GAACAAAGTGTTTTCTCGAAGACGACGATGGCAAGTGTTTATAATTTGGATTATCGAAAGACAGGAAAGTCGCAAACAGAAGCGTCAAATAAATATACAAAGGAAATGCCAAG TTATAACATtgataaagaagaagaagaagaaactaACGGTGACGAGGACGACGGTAATGGCACCTTATACTTGACTCTTGGTGGAGATGATGAGAAGAATATTGGTGAAGTCAACAGTTCTTTCAACATGGATGAACAACCGTACGCAAACCAACTTGAACTAACCACGGATGATTCGTACCTAATTCTAAAGAAAAGCGACTTTACAGGTAACAGTGTCGACACGAAGGGACCTGCTGACGTTCAAGAGGACGCCGATGAGTCGGATCTTCGACTGACAACAGAAAATACTCAATTTGAGAATACCTTTGAAATACAGGgagaagagaaaaaaagaataacATGGAAAGATATAGAAGATGGCGAAACTTCACAAAGAGAGATCGAAAATGTTACCGAACTAGAAGTTAAATGTGTAGATAAAATCGCAACATATGCAAATCTGCAAGAAGACGAAGGTAGACTCAATACAGGAAGTAATAAAATGGGAGAATTTGAAATAGAAATGAAGACATACGGAGATGTGTTTTGTGGACCGACAAATGAGCCAATCAAAAATCAAGATGATAATGCTGAACAACTTGAAGATACATCCAGCAAAGAGGCTGATGGTAAAATTGATCATTTTGTGGATAATGATGCCATTGAAAATGCATCTCAGCAACagatcaaaaatttaaatgttgcaGAAACGAGCTTAACAGATAATGAAGTTAAACACATAGTTGAGATGCATTACCATGCATTGGATGTTGATGACATAAAGGAGAGATTGCGTCCTGCCGAAATTGAAAATGAAGAACAATGCAACAGCAAAAATGAGATAAAAGAAGATAAGGAAAACAAAGTTGAGGCAAACGAGGAATCTAATACCAATCACGACGTAAATGATTGTCACACTAAAGACAAGAATACAAATGGATctgatgataaaaaaacaaaagtaaagaCATATGTCGAGGGAGAAGTTGAGACGAATGTCGAGGGAGAATTTGAGACGAATGTCGAGGGAGAAGTTGAGACGAATGTCGAGGGAGAAGTTGAGACGAATGTCGAGGGAGAAGTTGAGAAGAATGTCGAGGGAGAAGTTGAGAAGAATGTCGAGGGAGAAGTTGAGACGAATGTCGAGGGAGAAGTTGAGAAGAATGTCGAGGGAAAAGGTGAGAAGAATGTCGAGGGAGAAGTTGAGAAGAATGTCGAGGGAGAAGTTGAGACGAATGTCGAGGGAGAAGTTGAGACGAATGTTGAACGAAAGGATGATACAAATGTCGAACGAAAAGATGATACAAATGTCGAACGAAATTAA